ATCGTTGACCACATCTCGCTCCAGAGTCCAGGACGGGCCGAGGAATGCCTTGGCCGGTTGGAGAAGGCGGTATCCCGCCTGGCAAGTCTCCCGGAGAGAGGGCGGATCGTGCCGGAACTCAAGGATCAGAACGTCATCATCTACCGGGAGCTGGTCTGCTCGCCTTGGCGGATCATCTACCGGATCTCGGGGCGCCGGGTGTGGGTCCTGGCGGTGTTCGATGGGCGGCGGAGCCTTGAGGACCTGCTGCTGCAGCGGTTCCTGCACTGACAGTTGCCCAGGATTCGCATTTGAAGAACCCCTGCCGGAACG
Above is a window of Elusimicrobiota bacterium DNA encoding:
- a CDS encoding type II toxin-antitoxin system RelE/ParE family toxin, whose translation is MAGAQGFSVLWGKVAILDLAAIVDHISLQSPGRAEECLGRLEKAVSRLASLPERGRIVPELKDQNVIIYRELVCSPWRIIYRISGRRVWVLAVFDGRRSLEDLLLQRFLH